In Lactiplantibacillus pentosus, the sequence ATCCAAGGTCAAGCTATCAATAACCGCTGGCTCATCAAAGATCGTCGCCGTTCCAAATAAGCGCTGATCATAACGATTAGCAACGGCCTCCAGGGAGTTAGCCATAAAGACGACCCGGCCAATCATTTCCTTTTTAACTAAGGCCAACGCATCGTCCTGGTCAACCACCGACCGACGCCAATTTTCCAAGACGTCAATAATGGCCGTATCAAATTGCGCAGGGTCGTCGGTCTCACCACTAAACGTGACGAAGTTGAACCCATTTTGCAATTCAAAATCATAACCAAACGTATCGTCGATGATGCCTTGATCATATAACCGTAAATAATCGGCTGAAGTATCACCGAATAATAATTCTAATAAAACATTGACTGCAGCACGATACTTGAGCGCTGCCGCACCACTTTCAATCGGCACGAGGCCTTTGACCCCCACGATTGACTTGGCACGGTTGACTGGCATGTCAATCGTCCGATAAGGAATAATGTCATGACCGTCAGCAGCCGTTTCAGGAATCTTGCGTTCAATTGGCTGAAAAGCAGTGAAGTCTTTGGCATCCTGATTGGCTTTGACAAGTGCCAGCACCTCATCCGGATCAAAGTTACCAACCACAAATAACGTCATATTTTCTGGGTGATAGAACGTGCGATAAGCTGCGTATAGATCATCCGCGGTAATCTTAGCAATTGAATCAGTCGTACCCGCGATATCATACTGTAATGGGTGATTAGGATATAAATTACCAATCATACCAAAGTACAAGCGCCAGCTTGGATCATCATCGTACATTTCGATTTCTTGACCGATGATGCCCTTCTCCTTTTCGACGGTTGCCGTTGAAAAGTATGGGTCCTGAACAAAGTCCAGTAAGGTCGTCAAATTTTCCTTGAGATGACGCGTCGCCGAAAACAAATAGCTGGTTTTAGTGAAACTGGTAAAGGCGTTGGCACTGGCCCCATACTGACCAAAGATTTGAAAGGCGTCGTGGTCAGCCTTCTCAAACATTTTGTGTTCTAGAAAATGCGCGATTCCATCTGGAAAACGTTGCAATTCAGTACTGCCCGCAGGCACAAAGGTGTTATCAATGGAACCATAGTTGGTGGTCAACGTGGCATATGTTTTGTGATAACCGGTCTTCGGTAGCATGGTCACGGTCAACCCGTTAGCTAGCTTGGCTTGATAAACACTTTCATTAAATTGATCATATTTTTTTACTTTCATTTGGACTCCCCACTTAAGAAAAAGCCGTTATTCAGGGTCGCCATTTTTGCAACCGCAATAATCTGTTCGCGTGTGACACTTTGAATCTGATGTAACCAGTCCGCGTCTGACACGTGCTGTTGTGTCAAATCGTCAATCAACGTTTGAACGGCAACGGTGCGTTGACTATCTAGACTGGATTCAAAGTCGTTGATCAGCCCCAGTTTGAGTTGGTCAACGAGGTCATCCGTGAAATCACCGTTTTGAATCGCGGTTAACTGATCCGCAATAATCGCCAACACTTGGTCATGATTCTTACCATCGATTCCGGCTTGCACTTTCAGCACACCACGGAAGGTATCGAGTGAGCTGCTGGCATAGTAGGCCAGACTGGCTTTCTCGCGCACATTAGTGAAAAGTTTGGATAACGGTGAACCCCCAAACAATTCATTGAAGACGAGTGCCGCGTAGTAGTGATCGCCACGATAGAACACAGGGAAATCGTACCCGAGGTTCAGCTTAGCTTGACTGAGCGCTTGTTCTTCATGAACTTCAACGTAGTCTTTTAGATTATGATGTTGATAAAATGGCCGTGGCCGACCCGTTGACCGGTCTTCAAACCCGACTTGCTGCCACTGTTCCAGTACAGCCGCTTCATCGATATCACCAGTCACAATGATATCGATTTGGTCATCTTGTAACAGTTGCTGATAGTAACGATAAAGTGATCGTGCATCGATGGCTGCTAAATCGTCAATCACCCCAAAGCTCGGAACTTGTTGGGCCGGTTCATTGGCGAACAATGACGCATTTAGTTGTTGGGCCGCATAGTATTGCTTATCGTCAGCAACCGATTTGATTGCCGCCTCTAAATTGGTTTTTTGCCGGTCAAATGTCGCTTGGTCAAACTGGTGATCACTGGCGAGCGGCTGCCAAATGACCCGTTGTAAGAATTGAATAGCCTGATTAGTCAATGGCTGATCCGTGGCTAAATAGCGTTCATTGGCCACCGTAATCGCTAATTGTAAATTATGTGTCGGCCCCTTACGACTGACACCGGCACCAAACGCTGCGCCATACATGGCTGCAAGTGCATTGGCTAACGTCCGCTGGTCAGGATAGTCTGCGGAACTCGTTTCTAATAAGTTTGAGAGTAGTGCCCGCTGAGTGATCGTCGACCGATCCAGTGATGCACGAAAATTAATCATAATTTGATTGGTTTTAAATTGATGACTAACAACGGTCGTCAATTGAACCCCTTTTGCTAACTGAGTTTGCAACATTTTTCCTCCTTGCATATGTAATAAATAATAAGCGAAAGGCCGAGTTGACGCAACTTTCCGTCTTGAATGCACGCCAATTTTTTCATAATCAGTTTCAAAATGGCGATTATACCCATTAAATTAAATTATCGTGAGTAACAAATAACATTGCCAAGTCGCGTTTTGTCTGCTATTCTTTTCATTATTGATAAAATTAAGGAGCGGTTAATGTGAAAGTAATTAAATTTGGTGGCAGTTCACTAGCTAGTAGTCGTCAACTGCAAAAAGTCCTCTCAATCGTCGAAGCTGATCAACAACGTAAATATGTGATCGTATCAGCACCAGGTAAACGGTTTGACGGCGACACCAAGGTCACCGATTTACTTATTCAATATGCACGTCAAACGATTCATCATCAAGATACGCAAGCCGTCATGAATACGATCATTGACCGCTATGCAGAGATCGGTCACGGGTTCGATGTGCCTGAAGCCCAACTGACACCGATCTTCGAGACGATTCGCAACTTACCAAAACAAGCTTACGCTGACAACACGTATTTAATGGCAGCTTTTAA encodes:
- the yfmF gene encoding EF-P 5-aminopentanol modification-associated protein YfmF is translated as MQGGKMLQTQLAKGVQLTTVVSHQFKTNQIMINFRASLDRSTITQRALLSNLLETSSADYPDQRTLANALAAMYGAAFGAGVSRKGPTHNLQLAITVANERYLATDQPLTNQAIQFLQRVIWQPLASDHQFDQATFDRQKTNLEAAIKSVADDKQYYAAQQLNASLFANEPAQQVPSFGVIDDLAAIDARSLYRYYQQLLQDDQIDIIVTGDIDEAAVLEQWQQVGFEDRSTGRPRPFYQHHNLKDYVEVHEEQALSQAKLNLGYDFPVFYRGDHYYAALVFNELFGGSPLSKLFTNVREKASLAYYASSSLDTFRGVLKVQAGIDGKNHDQVLAIIADQLTAIQNGDFTDDLVDQLKLGLINDFESSLDSQRTVAVQTLIDDLTQQHVSDADWLHQIQSVTREQIIAVAKMATLNNGFFLSGESK
- the yfmH gene encoding EF-P 5-aminopentanol modification-associated protein YfmH; this translates as MKVKKYDQFNESVYQAKLANGLTVTMLPKTGYHKTYATLTTNYGSIDNTFVPAGSTELQRFPDGIAHFLEHKMFEKADHDAFQIFGQYGASANAFTSFTKTSYLFSATRHLKENLTTLLDFVQDPYFSTATVEKEKGIIGQEIEMYDDDPSWRLYFGMIGNLYPNHPLQYDIAGTTDSIAKITADDLYAAYRTFYHPENMTLFVVGNFDPDEVLALVKANQDAKDFTAFQPIERKIPETAADGHDIIPYRTIDMPVNRAKSIVGVKGLVPIESGAAALKYRAAVNVLLELLFGDTSADYLRLYDQGIIDDTFGYDFELQNGFNFVTFSGETDDPAQFDTAIIDVLENWRRSVVDQDDALALVKKEMIGRVVFMANSLEAVANRYDQRLFGTATIFDEPAVIDSLTLDDLTAVAEQLLQSQAISEYQIRPQAKN